The Corynebacterium suranareeae genome window below encodes:
- a CDS encoding gamma carbonic anhydrase family protein, translating to MTRQPLILPFGDKVPRIHESAWIAPNATIIGDVEIGPDASIFYGVVLRGDVNKITIGARTNVQDNCVIHVDGDAPCTLGDDVTVGHMALVHGATVGNGTLVGMKSALLSGSIIGPGALIAAGAIVLEGQEIPAQALAAGVPAKVRRLLDDAQSQSFIPHAGRYVETSKAQASISEALSLDEVRVRG from the coding sequence ATGACACGTCAACCACTTATTTTGCCTTTCGGCGATAAGGTTCCGCGCATTCATGAAAGCGCATGGATCGCCCCGAATGCCACGATTATCGGGGATGTTGAAATTGGCCCGGATGCGTCCATTTTTTATGGCGTTGTCCTGCGTGGCGATGTCAACAAAATTACCATCGGTGCCCGCACGAATGTCCAGGACAATTGCGTGATCCATGTCGACGGCGATGCCCCGTGCACCCTCGGCGATGATGTCACGGTCGGCCACATGGCCCTCGTCCACGGCGCGACGGTGGGCAACGGCACACTCGTCGGCATGAAATCCGCGCTGCTTTCTGGCAGCATCATCGGCCCCGGTGCGCTCATTGCTGCTGGTGCGATCGTGTTGGAAGGACAAGAAATCCCGGCGCAAGCTTTAGCAGCCGGGGTTCCGGCCAAAGTGCGCAGATTGCTTGACGACGCCCAGTCCCAGTCCTTTATCCCTCACGCGGGTCGTTATGTGGAAACATCAAAAGCCCAGGCTTCCATCTCGGAAGCACTGAGCTTAGATGAGGTTAGGGTACGAGGGTAA
- a CDS encoding winged helix-turn-helix domain-containing protein: MPNQAHFSASFARPSTPAAKCMHHIRLGQQLIRNELVEATGLSQPTVTRAVTALMQAGLVRERPDLTLSSGPGRPNIPLELAPSPWIHAGVAIGTKSSYVALFDTKGRTLRDAMLEISAADLDPDTFIEHLIAGVNRLTTGLDLPLVGIGVATSGKVTNAGVVTANNLGWDSVDIAGRLNYQFSVPATVASAIPAIAASELQASPLPHPEQPTPITLTFYADDSVGAAYSNDLGVHVIGSLATTQGSGLDTLGMAAEDALSTQGFLSRVSDQGIFANSLGELVTIAKDNDKARAFLDDRATLLAHTAAEAAETISPSTLVLSGSAFSEDPQGRSVFASQLKKEYDADIELRLIPTHRENVRAAARAVALDRLLNEPLTLVP, from the coding sequence ATGCCCAATCAGGCCCATTTCTCTGCGTCCTTTGCCCGCCCATCTACTCCGGCTGCAAAGTGTATGCACCATATCCGCCTCGGCCAGCAACTCATTAGAAATGAGCTGGTCGAGGCCACAGGTCTGTCCCAACCCACTGTCACACGTGCAGTCACTGCATTAATGCAGGCAGGTTTGGTGCGTGAACGCCCTGATCTCACGCTCTCTTCAGGCCCTGGTCGTCCCAATATTCCACTTGAGCTCGCACCAAGTCCATGGATTCATGCAGGCGTAGCCATTGGTACGAAATCGTCCTATGTCGCATTGTTTGATACCAAGGGACGCACCCTTCGTGATGCCATGCTGGAAATTTCTGCAGCAGACCTTGATCCAGACACCTTCATCGAGCACCTTATCGCTGGAGTTAATCGCCTCACCACCGGCTTGGATCTGCCGTTGGTTGGCATTGGTGTGGCAACCTCCGGCAAAGTCACCAACGCTGGTGTTGTCACCGCCAACAACTTAGGTTGGGACAGCGTGGATATCGCTGGTCGGCTCAACTACCAATTCAGCGTTCCAGCAACTGTTGCCTCGGCTATCCCCGCAATTGCTGCTTCTGAACTACAGGCTTCCCCGCTTCCCCACCCTGAGCAGCCGACGCCAATCACCTTGACGTTCTACGCCGATGACTCTGTGGGAGCTGCCTACAGCAATGACTTAGGTGTACATGTCATTGGATCACTGGCTACTACCCAAGGATCTGGCCTGGATACTTTAGGTATGGCAGCTGAAGATGCACTAAGCACCCAAGGCTTCCTCAGCCGGGTATCTGATCAAGGTATTTTTGCCAATAGCCTTGGAGAGCTAGTCACCATCGCTAAAGATAATGACAAAGCACGCGCGTTTCTAGATGATCGCGCGACGCTACTTGCCCATACCGCCGCAGAAGCAGCCGAAACAATTAGCCCATCCACACTAGTGCTGTCGGGATCCGCGTTCTCGGAAGATCCTCAAGGACGATCGGTGTTTGCTTCACAGCTTAAGAAAGAATACGACGCAGACATCGAACTCCGGTTGATTCCCACACACCGGGAAAATGTCCGCGCAGCAGCACGAGCAGTCGCACTCGATCGACTACTCAACGAACCACTTACCCTCGTACCCTAA
- a CDS encoding MFS transporter, which translates to MSFRDIFADTRPLKEPAFKRLWLGNVATVIGAQLTVVAVPVQIYQMTGSSGYVGLTGLFGLVPLIIFGLYGGSIADAFDKRIVLICTTIGMCVTTAGFWVLTILGNDNIWLLLINFALQQAFFAVNQPTRTAILRSILPIDQLASATSLNMLLMQTGAIVGPLIAGALIPLIGFGWLYFLDVVSIIPTLWAVWALPSIKPSGKVMKAGFASVVDGLKYLAGQPVLMMVMVLDLIAMIFGMPRALYPEIAEVNFGGGDAGATMLAFMYSSMAVGAVLGGVLSGWVSRISRQGVAVYWCIIAWGAAVALGGVAIVVSPGAVTAWAWMFIIMMVIGGMADMFSSAVRNAILQQSAAEHVQGRIQGVWIIVVVGGPRLADVLHGWAAEPLGAGWTVLWGGVAVVVLTAICMVSVPKFWKYEKPKVTAI; encoded by the coding sequence GTGAGTTTCCGAGATATTTTCGCTGACACCAGACCGCTGAAAGAACCGGCCTTCAAACGACTGTGGTTAGGCAATGTTGCCACTGTCATTGGTGCCCAATTAACCGTTGTTGCCGTGCCGGTCCAGATCTACCAAATGACTGGCTCGTCAGGGTATGTAGGTTTAACTGGCCTGTTCGGGCTTGTCCCGTTGATTATTTTCGGGCTTTATGGCGGTTCGATTGCCGATGCTTTTGATAAGCGCATCGTGCTTATCTGCACCACGATCGGCATGTGTGTCACCACTGCTGGTTTTTGGGTTCTCACCATTTTAGGCAATGATAATATCTGGTTATTGTTGATTAACTTTGCTTTACAACAAGCCTTTTTCGCGGTGAACCAACCCACGCGTACTGCAATTTTGCGCAGCATTTTGCCGATTGATCAATTAGCGTCCGCAACGTCGTTGAACATGTTGCTGATGCAGACCGGTGCCATTGTGGGGCCGTTGATTGCAGGTGCACTGATTCCACTGATTGGCTTTGGCTGGCTGTACTTCCTTGATGTGGTCTCTATTATCCCGACCTTGTGGGCGGTATGGGCACTGCCATCGATCAAGCCTTCAGGCAAGGTGATGAAGGCCGGTTTTGCCAGCGTGGTGGATGGGCTTAAATACTTAGCTGGCCAACCCGTGTTGATGATGGTGATGGTTTTGGATCTAATTGCCATGATCTTCGGCATGCCACGAGCTCTTTATCCTGAAATTGCTGAAGTCAACTTCGGCGGTGGTGATGCCGGTGCAACGATGCTGGCCTTTATGTATTCATCAATGGCTGTCGGTGCAGTCTTGGGTGGTGTGTTATCTGGTTGGGTTTCCCGGATTAGCCGCCAAGGTGTTGCCGTGTACTGGTGCATCATTGCATGGGGTGCAGCCGTTGCGCTGGGAGGTGTGGCAATTGTTGTTAGCCCCGGCGCGGTTACTGCCTGGGCGTGGATGTTTATCATCATGATGGTAATTGGCGGCATGGCTGACATGTTCAGCTCCGCAGTACGCAATGCTATTTTGCAGCAGTCTGCGGCAGAGCATGTCCAGGGCAGAATCCAAGGCGTGTGGATCATTGTTGTCGTCGGCGGACCACGACTGGCTGATGTTTTACACGGCTGGGCAGCTGAGCCTCTAGGTGCTGGTTGGACGGTATTATGGGGCGGAGTAGCAGTAGTTGTATTGACTGCAATTTGCATGGTGTCGGTACCTAAGTTCTGGAAATATGAAAAACCAAAGGTGACCGCCATCTAG
- a CDS encoding glycosyltransferase, translating to MMEQDLSYREILPLNASEEQKKAALIDAIEGLRVRDPLLSASIAFTRGQKVAFIAVVVGFILMLIFARQAALIGLAATCTFMYLITLLDRFIMFSRGIRAESIIQVSDEDALAFPEDKLKTYTVLVPAYGEPEVIAQLLASMRAFDYPKHLLQVLLMLEEDDLPTIAAAEAAGVDQVATIIKVPPAQPRTKPKACNYGLHFATGDIVTIFDAEDMPDPLQLRRVVVAFERSASNTVCVQSRLSYRNARQNLLTAWFTIEYDVWFNFLLPGVMRMNAPVPLGGTSNHLLTGVLKDLGAWDPFNVTEDADLGVRIAAKGYSTAVLDSVTWEEANSDTINWLRQRSRWYKGYLQTWLVYMRRPKWLVQELGIIPAVRFTFLMAGTPIIAVLNLLFWYLSLAWILGQPGTIEQMFPPAVYYPALVCLVVGNTATIFMNLIGCREGRDPLLLIAVLTFPLYWLLMSIAALKGTWQLITRPSYWEKTAHGLEA from the coding sequence ATGATGGAACAAGATCTCAGCTACCGTGAAATTCTTCCCCTCAACGCGAGTGAGGAGCAGAAAAAGGCTGCACTGATTGATGCCATTGAAGGGTTAAGGGTGCGCGATCCGCTACTCTCTGCCTCGATTGCATTTACTAGAGGGCAGAAAGTCGCCTTCATTGCTGTGGTGGTGGGCTTTATCTTGATGCTCATTTTTGCTCGGCAAGCAGCACTTATTGGACTGGCAGCAACGTGTACGTTCATGTACCTCATCACATTGCTGGACAGATTTATCATGTTTTCCAGAGGTATCCGCGCGGAATCCATCATCCAGGTGTCGGATGAAGATGCACTGGCTTTCCCTGAGGACAAGCTGAAAACCTACACGGTGTTGGTGCCCGCCTATGGCGAACCTGAAGTGATTGCGCAGCTGCTGGCGTCTATGCGCGCTTTTGATTACCCTAAGCATCTTCTGCAGGTATTGCTCATGTTGGAGGAAGATGATCTGCCCACGATCGCCGCAGCAGAGGCAGCGGGAGTGGATCAGGTGGCGACGATCATTAAGGTGCCGCCAGCGCAGCCGCGCACCAAGCCGAAGGCCTGTAACTATGGATTGCACTTTGCCACGGGGGACATTGTCACGATCTTTGACGCGGAAGACATGCCAGATCCCCTCCAGCTGCGTCGCGTGGTGGTGGCATTTGAACGTTCGGCATCCAATACGGTGTGCGTCCAGTCAAGGTTGTCGTATCGAAACGCCAGGCAGAATCTGCTAACCGCGTGGTTCACCATTGAATATGACGTGTGGTTTAACTTCCTGCTGCCAGGCGTCATGCGCATGAACGCACCTGTCCCATTGGGCGGTACCTCAAACCATCTGCTCACGGGTGTTCTGAAAGATCTCGGCGCGTGGGATCCTTTCAATGTCACAGAAGATGCGGACCTCGGCGTGCGTATCGCGGCAAAGGGATATTCCACCGCGGTGTTGGATTCGGTGACGTGGGAGGAAGCAAACTCCGACACCATCAACTGGTTGCGCCAGCGTTCCCGCTGGTACAAGGGCTATCTGCAAACATGGCTTGTGTATATGCGCAGGCCAAAGTGGTTGGTCCAAGAGCTTGGCATCATTCCTGCTGTGCGTTTTACCTTCCTCATGGCAGGCACCCCGATCATTGCGGTGCTCAATCTGCTGTTTTGGTACTTGTCGCTCGCGTGGATTCTGGGCCAGCCCGGCACCATTGAGCAGATGTTCCCACCTGCGGTGTACTACCCAGCGTTGGTGTGTTTGGTGGTGGGCAATACTGCGACCATCTTTATGAATCTCATTGGCTGCCGGGAAGGCCGCGACCCCTTGTTGCTCATCGCGGTTCTCACGTTCCCGCTGTATTGGCTGCTCATGAGCATTGCAGCGTTGAAAGGCACGTGGCAATTGATCACGCGACCATCCTATTGGGAGAAAACTGCCCACGGATTGGAGGCGTAA
- a CDS encoding ArnT family glycosyltransferase, whose protein sequence is MPIVKPMPALPRRAPVLASSQIEGFEHRRGWRRQANFWFAASLALYWCAALWIALDVGYFWGDALSRTQGALSALYSRNPTLSAIGYVFTPLTTVLQIPLVALSPWVPEFTRAGLAGALVSSVFMAASVRQLWLIASERNIRYWLAVVGLLLYALNPMIILYGATGMSEAPFIYATLWAVRRLIRWTSTDDVHDLITCGFALALAFLARYDALIMAFVAMWTVGFMTWRARYRRGFRDRIGFALVDMLLLVWPIGFAFVAWTGASWLTTGELFAQFTSTDGNAAIIAASGGGATGPQALFDASVRTFLISPALLLVAVVAVFFAYRRRDPEPIIPLALIGSVVFFQIITYSLGSTFGLLRFFLTALPLTIILLFQIIPPRHRFPSLRPGACYRDRVTGKYVPKTITGVLVLAIFGGTGITLYGMSSANWAPQEYAIRELVFNMESPSQDAIHTLSTFSTEMDVADFIDSLNLGDGEVLLSTTYGFAVLTASNNQKQFIIPSDEDFITTLNEPAELGVKYILALPREGRGATDPINLRYPDMYETGSQIATMEIEFINQGQGQPDWRLYRVLTTPEQS, encoded by the coding sequence GTGCCCATCGTCAAACCAATGCCGGCCCTGCCCAGGCGCGCGCCCGTCCTGGCGAGTTCGCAGATCGAAGGGTTTGAACACCGTAGAGGGTGGCGTCGACAAGCAAATTTCTGGTTTGCTGCAAGCCTTGCCCTGTACTGGTGCGCCGCGCTGTGGATCGCGCTGGATGTTGGGTATTTCTGGGGCGACGCGCTCTCGCGCACCCAAGGCGCCCTATCCGCGCTGTACTCGCGCAACCCCACGTTGTCGGCGATCGGTTACGTGTTTACCCCTCTGACCACCGTGTTGCAGATTCCATTGGTGGCGCTAAGCCCCTGGGTCCCGGAATTCACGCGTGCCGGGTTGGCAGGCGCATTGGTGTCATCAGTGTTCATGGCGGCTTCAGTGAGGCAATTGTGGTTGATTGCCAGCGAGCGCAACATCCGGTATTGGCTCGCGGTGGTAGGCCTTCTGTTGTATGCACTTAACCCAATGATCATCCTGTACGGCGCGACGGGAATGAGCGAAGCTCCGTTCATTTACGCCACTCTCTGGGCGGTGCGCAGGCTGATTCGCTGGACTTCTACCGACGACGTCCACGACCTCATTACCTGTGGTTTTGCGTTGGCATTGGCGTTTTTAGCGCGCTATGACGCCCTCATCATGGCCTTCGTAGCCATGTGGACTGTCGGATTTATGACATGGCGCGCACGCTACCGCCGTGGCTTCCGCGACCGCATCGGATTCGCACTTGTCGACATGCTGCTCCTCGTCTGGCCGATCGGCTTCGCCTTCGTCGCCTGGACTGGCGCCAGCTGGCTCACCACCGGCGAACTCTTTGCCCAATTCACCTCCACAGACGGCAACGCTGCGATCATCGCAGCATCCGGCGGCGGCGCCACAGGACCCCAAGCGCTTTTCGACGCCTCCGTCCGCACCTTCCTCATCTCCCCAGCTCTCCTACTCGTCGCAGTAGTTGCAGTCTTTTTTGCTTATCGACGCCGCGACCCCGAACCCATCATCCCCTTAGCTCTCATCGGCTCCGTGGTCTTCTTCCAAATCATCACCTACTCACTTGGATCCACCTTCGGTCTGCTGCGCTTTTTCCTCACCGCCCTGCCGCTCACCATTATCTTGCTGTTCCAAATTATCCCGCCCCGCCACCGATTCCCCTCACTTCGACCAGGTGCGTGCTACCGCGATCGCGTCACCGGCAAGTACGTGCCCAAAACAATCACCGGTGTCTTAGTTCTTGCGATCTTCGGTGGCACCGGCATCACCCTGTACGGCATGAGCAGTGCTAACTGGGCACCCCAGGAATACGCTATCCGAGAACTAGTTTTCAACATGGAATCGCCATCGCAGGACGCCATCCACACCCTGAGCACCTTCTCCACTGAAATGGATGTCGCCGATTTCATCGACTCCCTCAACCTTGGAGACGGCGAAGTCCTTCTCTCCACCACCTATGGCTTCGCCGTCCTCACCGCATCAAACAACCAAAAGCAATTCATCATCCCCTCCGACGAAGACTTCATCACCACCCTCAACGAACCCGCTGAGCTGGGCGTTAAGTACATCCTCGCCCTCCCACGCGAAGGCCGCGGCGCCACCGATCCGATCAACCTGCGCTACCCAGACATGTATGAAACCGGCAGCCAGATCGCCACGATGGAAATCGAATTCATCAACCAAGGCCAAGGACAACCAGATTGGCGCCTCTATCGGGTGCTCACCACACCCGAACAGTCGTAG
- a CDS encoding ankyrin repeat domain-containing protein, translated as MARKLKDKLPRSFDKIVESGDFDAFKEVFTERALDAKNRHGDTALHMRDVPQEYKEWLLDQGLDVDVRNETGDTPLHIHSHDWNLTPGFLLRRGADVCAVNNDGESVAYGAAFFPHNLETLIDAGADPYARANDGSSPLMRVIRNANPGSIIELATITRLLHDTDLTDEELRETQERIIRLGEEFEDIRDSYNEEAVDQASSDMIWLYDHFDIPEELRANTPKRHDGISPITLLGTTWQEQFIEGYDLLVPAMGKAKSLQGEALRIAGRVSNEFHGNGGVNWDKDFKRMAKSLNHICEQGVPLGEPELEELAAAVKSVRKGEPTEEEIDTLPRLATKWVAQNPQPLPLGEVDYKR; from the coding sequence ATGGCCCGCAAGCTGAAGGACAAACTTCCCCGAAGTTTTGACAAAATCGTCGAATCGGGCGATTTTGACGCTTTCAAAGAGGTCTTCACCGAGCGCGCCCTCGACGCTAAAAACCGCCACGGCGACACCGCCCTCCACATGCGCGACGTCCCCCAAGAATATAAAGAATGGCTCCTCGACCAGGGCCTCGACGTTGACGTCCGCAACGAAACCGGTGACACCCCACTCCACATCCACTCCCACGACTGGAACCTGACCCCCGGCTTCCTCCTCCGCCGCGGTGCCGACGTCTGTGCCGTAAACAACGATGGCGAATCCGTCGCCTACGGCGCAGCTTTCTTCCCCCACAACCTGGAAACACTCATCGACGCTGGCGCCGACCCCTACGCCCGCGCCAACGACGGCAGCTCCCCACTCATGCGCGTCATCCGCAATGCCAACCCCGGCAGCATCATCGAACTCGCCACCATCACCCGCCTCCTCCACGACACTGACCTCACCGACGAAGAACTTCGCGAAACCCAAGAACGCATCATCCGCCTCGGCGAAGAATTTGAAGACATCCGCGACTCCTACAATGAAGAAGCCGTCGACCAAGCCTCCAGCGACATGATCTGGCTCTACGACCACTTCGACATCCCCGAAGAACTCCGAGCCAACACCCCCAAACGCCACGACGGCATCAGCCCCATCACCCTCCTCGGAACCACCTGGCAGGAACAATTCATCGAAGGCTACGATCTCCTTGTTCCCGCAATGGGCAAAGCGAAATCCCTCCAAGGCGAAGCCCTCCGAATTGCCGGACGAGTATCCAACGAATTTCACGGCAACGGTGGCGTCAACTGGGACAAAGACTTCAAACGCATGGCCAAATCTCTCAACCACATTTGTGAGCAGGGCGTTCCTTTGGGTGAGCCAGAATTAGAAGAACTGGCTGCGGCCGTTAAATCAGTGCGCAAAGGTGAACCCACCGAGGAGGAGATCGACACCCTTCCACGGTTGGCCACCAAATGGGTCGCACAAAACCCACAACCGCTGCCACTGGGAGAGGTTGACTACAAGCGCTAG
- a CDS encoding DeoR/GlpR family DNA-binding transcription regulator: protein MSSSPLIPEQRQQKITAALQQSGALSIRALSQHLNVSQMTVRRDIAALEESGQVVSIKGGVKLSEGISTPVPLDRASRLALELHRKEAIAREAADRVTDGMTIFLDAGTTLQALVPYLEPRQNLTVMTNDLFVATTLFNYPHIRTIQTGGAIDPEIGACQGHLAARSVEIFNFDIAFISSSGWSLNRGLTAPAEEKRLLKRKVMEVSTTSTLLADTTKYGVISMVTVCPLDEIDAIITDWGLDSQTIERIHELGVNLTVTQEI, encoded by the coding sequence ATGTCTTCCTCCCCACTCATTCCGGAACAACGCCAACAAAAAATCACAGCAGCACTGCAACAAAGTGGGGCGTTAAGTATCCGAGCACTTTCTCAGCACCTCAATGTCTCCCAAATGACAGTTCGCCGAGATATTGCGGCTTTGGAAGAATCCGGCCAAGTTGTTTCCATCAAGGGTGGTGTCAAACTTTCTGAAGGCATTTCCACGCCGGTCCCCCTCGACCGTGCCAGCAGATTAGCCCTTGAACTGCACCGCAAAGAAGCTATTGCTAGGGAAGCCGCCGATCGAGTTACCGATGGCATGACAATTTTTCTAGATGCCGGAACAACGCTGCAGGCTCTAGTCCCCTATCTTGAGCCTCGACAGAATCTCACGGTCATGACCAATGACCTTTTCGTCGCCACCACGTTGTTCAACTACCCGCATATTCGCACCATTCAAACTGGTGGCGCTATTGATCCTGAGATTGGTGCATGCCAAGGACATTTAGCTGCACGCAGCGTGGAGATTTTCAACTTCGACATCGCCTTCATTTCATCCTCAGGTTGGTCACTGAACCGAGGTTTGACCGCTCCCGCGGAAGAGAAACGCCTTCTAAAAAGAAAGGTGATGGAAGTGTCAACCACATCAACTCTTCTGGCTGACACAACAAAGTACGGCGTGATCTCCATGGTGACGGTATGCCCGTTGGATGAAATTGACGCAATCATCACAGACTGGGGTTTAGATTCCCAAACGATCGAGCGCATTCATGAGCTGGGAGTTAATCTCACGGTCACTCAAGAAATCTAG
- a CDS encoding bifunctional 4-hydroxy-2-oxoglutarate aldolase/2-dehydro-3-deoxy-phosphogluconate aldolase, whose amino-acid sequence MSFKLHTLNALHSTGALLIIRTPDADSAYQVARAAIEGGIRCLEIPFGVPGALQAIEKIATEYGDQGVYVGAGTVLDAQSAYAAVNAGSSLLVSPNVNDGVLEIAQRYQVVSMPGAFTPTEIQTALEKGADVVKLFPAELHGPKYLKSLRTPLEHAPIAPTGGVDLDTVGDWFDAGAFSVGVSSYICKAGSAEAITANAASLLQKIADVRS is encoded by the coding sequence ATGTCATTCAAATTGCACACACTTAATGCACTTCACAGCACTGGAGCGTTGCTGATCATTCGCACACCGGATGCAGACAGCGCTTATCAGGTCGCACGTGCTGCTATCGAAGGTGGAATCCGCTGCTTGGAGATCCCTTTCGGAGTCCCTGGGGCACTTCAAGCAATTGAGAAAATTGCAACAGAGTACGGAGATCAAGGCGTATATGTCGGAGCTGGAACAGTTCTAGATGCACAATCCGCATATGCAGCGGTCAACGCAGGATCCTCATTGCTTGTCAGCCCCAATGTGAATGACGGGGTCTTGGAAATCGCACAGCGATACCAAGTGGTTTCCATGCCGGGAGCGTTCACCCCAACTGAAATTCAAACCGCCCTTGAAAAAGGTGCAGATGTGGTCAAGCTTTTCCCTGCAGAGCTCCATGGTCCGAAGTACCTCAAATCACTTCGCACCCCACTCGAGCACGCGCCAATTGCACCAACGGGTGGCGTTGATCTTGACACAGTCGGAGATTGGTTTGATGCAGGAGCCTTCTCTGTTGGAGTTTCAAGTTATATCTGCAAGGCAGGCAGTGCCGAAGCTATTACGGCAAACGCTGCGTCCTTGCTCCAAAAAATTGCTGATGTAAGGAGCTGA
- a CDS encoding MFS transporter, translated as MSTQATPQTQKASSSWDFTTIKKMRWFFIALIVIAGVINYLDRSTLSIGNSTIAEELSLTTVQMGLLLSAFSWPYALANLPAGYLIDKFGVKKMFLVAAVGWSIVAVGTAFANTFLALYIARVLLGIAESPFFAAGLKASQMWFSKRERSLPVSIVNTGSQIGNALAPPLLTFLLLGFGWRWMFAIVGVAGLIIAAVWWFSYRDPKPEEDALIHNEIGDDLVTESANETEKASWFSLLATPNTWFMIIGAFGIFYTVWVYLTWLPRYLEESRGFSLSTTGWVAALPFMCGIAGVLLGGVVSKKFIDGGMKAITARKIPIVGGAILAAIAVAPVAYIENTTLNILLLCIGYFAAQIPIACIWTLASDIAEPHQVASLGAIQNFGGFLGAAVAPIATGYILEVTGTFNWVFILAGLLLLIGAFSYGVLVKDRREASLQVTA; from the coding sequence ATGAGTACTCAAGCAACCCCTCAAACGCAGAAAGCATCGTCTTCCTGGGATTTTACAACGATCAAGAAGATGCGCTGGTTCTTCATTGCACTGATCGTGATCGCTGGTGTCATTAACTACCTCGACCGTTCGACTCTGTCGATCGGCAACTCCACCATCGCGGAAGAACTAAGCCTCACCACCGTTCAGATGGGCCTCTTGCTCTCTGCGTTTTCTTGGCCTTACGCGCTGGCAAACCTTCCGGCTGGCTACCTCATTGACAAATTCGGCGTGAAGAAGATGTTCCTCGTCGCTGCTGTCGGTTGGTCGATCGTCGCCGTCGGAACAGCCTTCGCCAACACTTTCTTGGCGCTATACATCGCACGAGTACTGCTGGGTATTGCAGAATCCCCATTCTTCGCGGCAGGTCTTAAGGCATCACAAATGTGGTTCTCCAAGCGTGAGCGCTCTTTGCCTGTCTCAATTGTGAACACCGGTTCCCAAATCGGAAACGCACTTGCACCACCACTGCTTACCTTCCTGCTCTTGGGCTTCGGCTGGCGATGGATGTTTGCAATCGTTGGTGTTGCAGGTCTGATTATCGCTGCAGTGTGGTGGTTCAGCTACCGCGATCCAAAGCCCGAAGAAGACGCCCTGATCCACAACGAAATCGGCGACGATTTGGTGACCGAATCAGCGAACGAAACTGAGAAGGCTTCCTGGTTCTCTTTGCTGGCTACACCCAATACCTGGTTCATGATCATTGGTGCATTCGGAATTTTCTACACGGTATGGGTGTACCTCACCTGGCTGCCTAGGTACTTGGAAGAGTCTCGTGGATTCTCCCTGTCCACAACTGGTTGGGTCGCGGCGCTGCCATTTATGTGCGGTATTGCCGGTGTGCTTTTGGGTGGCGTTGTTTCCAAGAAGTTCATTGATGGCGGCATGAAAGCTATCACAGCACGCAAAATCCCTATCGTTGGTGGCGCAATCCTCGCCGCGATCGCAGTTGCTCCTGTCGCATACATTGAAAACACCACGCTCAACATTTTGCTTCTGTGTATTGGCTACTTTGCAGCTCAGATCCCAATTGCATGTATTTGGACACTTGCGTCCGATATTGCAGAACCACACCAAGTCGCATCATTGGGCGCAATCCAGAACTTTGGTGGCTTCCTCGGTGCGGCCGTTGCCCCAATCGCAACAGGCTACATTTTGGAAGTAACCGGAACCTTTAACTGGGTGTTCATTCTTGCCGGTCTCCTCCTTCTCATTGGTGCCTTCAGTTACGGTGTTCTTGTAAAGGACCGTCGAGAAGCGTCTTTGCAGGTGACAGCATGA
- a CDS encoding AAA family ATPase, producing the protein MSLGLGEDAIPAVFVIGTAGSGKSTVAKSIASAMGASYLDKDTVANIFTGAMLEANGESPAARDDSEFYTGTIRPLEYSTLLAIGSENLRLGNPIVLDAPFGAYFQQTDYISAIATEHQWSPHVFPFVVRVSSSEDVTKQRLRSRGLDRDLWKLNNWEQFWSEVGKAHPEWDSVQIVDFTNDADLPAPELASVILQEIEKSLSGKDLVTP; encoded by the coding sequence ATGAGTCTAGGACTCGGAGAGGACGCAATCCCTGCAGTTTTTGTTATCGGGACAGCCGGGTCGGGCAAAAGCACTGTGGCCAAGAGCATTGCTTCTGCAATGGGAGCTTCCTACTTGGATAAAGACACCGTCGCCAACATTTTTACTGGCGCGATGCTTGAAGCCAACGGTGAAAGCCCAGCTGCCCGAGACGACAGTGAATTCTATACGGGCACAATTCGGCCGTTGGAATACTCCACACTTTTGGCTATCGGTAGCGAAAACTTGAGACTTGGCAATCCGATTGTTCTTGATGCACCATTTGGAGCGTACTTTCAACAAACTGATTACATCAGTGCAATCGCGACAGAGCACCAATGGTCTCCACATGTTTTTCCGTTTGTAGTCCGAGTGTCCAGTTCTGAAGACGTCACAAAACAGCGATTGCGCTCGAGAGGGCTTGATCGAGACTTATGGAAACTGAACAACTGGGAACAATTCTGGAGCGAGGTAGGTAAGGCGCACCCGGAATGGGACTCTGTTCAAATCGTCGATTTCACCAACGACGCTGATCTGCCCGCGCCGGAATTAGCAAGCGTGATCCTCCAAGAAATTGAAAAATCACTATCTGGGAAGGATCTGGTCACTCCGTAG